The DNA window GATAGCTGATGGCGGACGATTGAGATGGCGCGCAAGAAACCGGCCAAAACTGTTCATTTGAAGACTGTTCGTTCGAAGGCTCCCCATTCGAAGGCTGCAGGCAAGAGGGGACCGCGGCGCGTGCCGATGCGCGAATTCTCCCGTTCGCTGCCGATGTCGCTGTTGCGCGCGCGCGAGGCCGTGATGCGGCATTTCCGGCCCTCGCTGCGCCATCACGGCCTGACCGAGCAGCAATGGCGGATTTTGCGGGCGCTGACCTCGATCGACGCGATTGAAGTCACGGAACTGGCGCGGGTTGCCTTCCTGCTCGGCCCGAGCCTGTCCCGGATTCTGCGCGACCTGGAAACGCGTCATTTGATCGAACGCCGGACGGCGAAAGCCGATCTGCGCCGCGGCGTCGTCTCGATCTCGGCAAGGGGCCTCAAGCTGATCGAGGCCGTCGCGCCGTCCTCGGAAGCCATCTACGCCGCCATCACGCAGTGTTATGGCGCGCGCCAGCTCGCCGAACTGCAGGAGATGCTGCACGCGCTCGAGGGCAGCCTGTCGGAGTTGCAAGTCAGCGACGAGAAGCCGAAACCGCCGAGCAAGCGCAAATTTGCATGATAGCGTGAACGCACCGCATAGCTCGGCAGCTGCCAATTGTTTGAGCAAAGGCAGACTCCTTAGCAATTTGACTAAGCCGGGGCGCGCGGGCGCCGAAATTGATGCGATATCAATTTACTCTGGCGGCAACACGCCGTAGACACGCGCACGGTTTTTCGCTTGAACGCATAAACATAAACTTAAAGAAGGCCAGCGCTGAAGTTGGCCTCACGGGAGGACTGAATGAAGCTTACCAGACGCGACTTCACCGCTGGCCTGGCGGTCGGTATTTCTGCGCCTTATGTGATCGGCAGCGCCAGGGCGCAGGGCGCCACCATCAAAATCGGCATGTGCGCGCCCGTGACCGGCCCGGCCGCCGAATCCGGCGGATACGCCATCAAGGGGGCCAAGCTGGCGCTGGAAGCTGTCAACAAGGCAGGCGGTATTCTCGGCAAACAGGCCGAATTGATTGTCGAAGACGACCAGACCACCAACCCCGGCATCGTGCTGGCGTTTTCCAAGCTGGCCTCGCAGCCCGATCTCGTCGGCTTTCTCGGTTCGATCCGCTCGACGCAGGTCCATGCCATGGCACCGGACGTGCTCAAGCTCGGCAAGCCGGTCATGATCGGCGGCACCGATCCGAACCTGACCCACATGGGCAACCAGTGGTTGTTCCGCTGCCGCCCCAACGACAACTATTCCGGCCGCGTGATCGCCGACTACGGCTTCAAGACGCTCGGCAAGAAGAAGTGGGCCGTGCTGCATTCGACCGACGCGTTCGGCACCGCCGGTGGCAAAGCGCTCACCGACGCATTGACCAAGCTCGGTTCAACGCCCGTGCTCGATCAGGGTTATGCCAACCAGAGCCAGGATTTCACTCCGGTGGTGCTTGCGATCAAGCAGTCCGGCGCCGATATCCTCGGTTCGTACTTTACGTTTGAAAATGATCTCGGCATTTTTGCGCGCCAGTTGCGCCAGCTCGGCGTCAACATTCCCTGGGTCGGCTCGCCGTCGATTACCAACATCACCGCGTTGAAACTCGCAGGTCCGGCGCTCTATGGCACTTTCGGCGTCGCCGACTATGCCGAAGACTCCAGCGATGCCTCGAAGGCGTTCGGCAAGGTCTATCGCGATGCCGTCAAGGTCGCGCCGGACAACCAGAGTTCATGGCCTTATGACGCCATCAACGTGCTGTGCGCGGCGATCAACAAGGCCGGCTCGACCGACTCGGGGAAAATTCGCGAGGCGATCCTTGCCACCAAGAAATTCCCGGGAGCCGAAGGCGAATATAATTTCGACCAGAACGGCGACGGTCTGCACGGCTACAACATCGTAAAGAACGACAAGGGAAATATCACCTTCGACAAGCATATCGAATTCACCGATTGATCGTGCTGCCGGCCCCTCGCAAAGGGGCCGGCACGCCTTCGGAAGGTACATCGATATTCGCGGGCACCCTGCATTGCCGGCCCGCGACAATTCCGAAGCACCTGGACTGCCGATCGCTTCTCCTACCGAGCGTTTTCCATGGATATTGCACTCCAATTGCTCTTCACCGGGATCGGCATCGGCGCTGTCTATGCG is part of the Bradyrhizobium erythrophlei genome and encodes:
- a CDS encoding ABC transporter substrate-binding protein, whose translation is MKLTRRDFTAGLAVGISAPYVIGSARAQGATIKIGMCAPVTGPAAESGGYAIKGAKLALEAVNKAGGILGKQAELIVEDDQTTNPGIVLAFSKLASQPDLVGFLGSIRSTQVHAMAPDVLKLGKPVMIGGTDPNLTHMGNQWLFRCRPNDNYSGRVIADYGFKTLGKKKWAVLHSTDAFGTAGGKALTDALTKLGSTPVLDQGYANQSQDFTPVVLAIKQSGADILGSYFTFENDLGIFARQLRQLGVNIPWVGSPSITNITALKLAGPALYGTFGVADYAEDSSDASKAFGKVYRDAVKVAPDNQSSWPYDAINVLCAAINKAGSTDSGKIREAILATKKFPGAEGEYNFDQNGDGLHGYNIVKNDKGNITFDKHIEFTD
- the hpaR gene encoding homoprotocatechuate degradation operon regulator HpaR, with the translated sequence MREFSRSLPMSLLRAREAVMRHFRPSLRHHGLTEQQWRILRALTSIDAIEVTELARVAFLLGPSLSRILRDLETRHLIERRTAKADLRRGVVSISARGLKLIEAVAPSSEAIYAAITQCYGARQLAELQEMLHALEGSLSELQVSDEKPKPPSKRKFA